The genomic interval AGTATAATGGTAAGGATTTTACATTAAACTTTGATGGCGTATATATGAATGCTGAAGTATATGTAAATGGTAAAAAGGTTGGTGAGCATAATTATGGATACACTTCTTTTGCCTTTGATATTACTGAAGCTTTAATATGTGATGGACAAACTGAAAATATAATTGCTGTTAAGGTATCTAATCCAGTACCAACTAGTAGATGGTATTCTGGAAGTGGAATTTATCGTGATGTAACTTTAAGTGTAACAGACTCTATTCATGTTGCCCATGCAGGAACAACAGTTACTACTCCAAAACTTGAAGAGCAAAAAGATGGAGATGTAGATGTAACTATTGAGACTATAGTTGAAAACGAGTCCAAAGACAATTCTATGGTTACTGTAAAAAGTACAGTAGTAAATTCTAAGGGAGAAGAAGTTAGCGAGGCAGTAATAAATGAACAAAGTATAGGAGCTAATGAAAGTTATACTTTCAATCAAACTGCTATTGTAAATAATCCAGATTTATGGTCAGTTGATAATCCAAATGTGTATAAGGTAAAAAGTGAAGTATTAGTAGATGGAAAAGTTATAGATACTTATTTTACTGATTTTGGTTTTAGATATTATAATTTTGACAAAGATACTGGATTCTCTTTAAATGGAGAAAATATGAAATTAAAAGGTGTTTGTATGCACCATGACCAAGGAGCTTTAGGAGCAGCATCTTATTATCGTGCAGTAGAACGTCAAATGGAGAAAATGAAGGAAATGGGAGTAAATGCAATCCGTGTTTCTCATAACCCTGCTAGTGAAATGTTATTAGAAATTTGTAATCGTTTAGGTTTATTAGTTATTAATGAAGCATTTGATACATGGACAAATCCAAAGAACGGAAATGTAAATGACTTTTCTAAGTATTTTAATGAAGTAATAGGAGAAGATAATGAAATTTTAAATGGTTCTCCAGAAATGACATGGGGAGAGTTTGAAGCTAGATCTATGGTTAAAAACTCTAAGAATAACCCATCTATAATAATGTGGTCAATAGGTAATGAGGTATTAGAAGGAATTAGTGGAAGTGCATCTAATTATACTAACGTAGCTCAAAATATAATTGATTGGATTAAGGATGAGGATGAAACAAGACATGTTACTATAGGAGATAATAGAACTAAAAATGGAGACAGAACAGCAGAGGCTATTTCAGAGGTGGTTGATGACAATGGTGGATTAGTTGGATTTAACTATGCAAATGAAGCACAGGTTGCACAGCAAAGAGCAAAGCATCCAGATTGGACATTATATGCTTCTGAAACTAGTAGTGCAATACACACTAGAGGATATTATAAAACAAAGGGAATAGATTATAGTAATCATCGTATTTCAGAGTATGATAATAATCAAACAAGAGTTGGTTGGGGACATTCAGCTAGTGATGCTTGGAAGTTTGTAATCAAAAATGATTATAATGCTGGAGAATTTGTTTGGACAGGATTTGACTATATAGGAGAGCCTACTCCTTGGAATGGTACTGGTACAGGTACAGTTGGTGGAGGAAATGGAGCAGCTCCAAAATCAAGTTACTTTGGTATAGTTGATACTGCAGGATTTGAAAAAGATATTTATTATTTATATCAAAGTCAATGGAATGATGATGTAAATACATTACATGTACTTCCAACATGGAACAGAGAAGATATAGTTATAGAAAATGGAAATGTTGAAGTAAACGTATTTACTGATGCTCACAAAGTTGAATTATATCTAAATGATGAAAAGATTGGGGAGCAAACTTCAACTGAGCATACAACTGATGCAGGATATAAATACTATACTTTTGGAAATGATTCATTATATCCAGTCTTTAATGTTCCTTATGAAGAGGGTACATTAACTGCTAAGGCATATGACAAAGAAGGAAATGAAATCACAAATACAGAGGGAAGAAATACAGTAAAAACAACTGGAGAGGCTTCTACTGTAAGATTAAGTGCAGATAGAGATACTATTGATTCAGATGGATATGATTTATCTTATATTACTGTAGATATTGTTGATGAAAATGGCAATATAGTTCAAAATGCAGAGAATAGATTAAATTTTGAGTTAGAAGGGAATGGAAAGATTGTAGGTGTTGACAATGGAGATCAAACTGATACAGATTCTTATAAACCTACAAGCGATACAGAAGCTTCTAGAAAAGCATTAAGTGGTAAGGCCTTAGTAATAGTTCAATCAACTAAGGATGCTGGAAATATAAGATTAAATGTTTCAGGTGAGGGATTACAATCTCAATCTATAGAAATTAATACTGTAAATAATGCTGGAGAAGATAAGTTCTTAGAATCTTATGAAATAGTTAAAGATTACTATGTTAATTTAAATGAAAAGCCAGAGTTACCAAGTACAGTAGAAGGAAGATATAGTGATGGAACAACTGAGACTTTTAATATTTCATGGAATGATTATGATGAATCACAATTAAATACTCCTCAAGTATTTAAGGTAAATGGTAAATTAGAAGGAACAGATGTGGCTGTAAATGTAAATGTCCATGTAATTGGTGATGTGGTTTCAATGGAAAATTACTCAACATTTACTTATGCTGGACAAACTCCTACACTTCCTAAGACTGTTAAAGGATATTTAGCAGATGGAAATGAAAGTGAAGAGTTTAAAGTGGATTGGAATTTAGAGGGTGTAGATTTCTCTAAGCCTAATACAACAGTTGAAGTTTTAGGAGAAGTATCCTTATTAGGTAAGACATATACTGTTACTTCAACAGTACGTGTAGTTGAGGCTTTAAAAGCTGCTGCTAACTTAGCTATAAATAATTCTTCTAACAAAGATGTTCCTGCTTTAAGTCAAAGTTGCGTTTCTACAGCTGATAACTTAAATTCTATTAATAATGGAATAACTAATAATGGTACAGATACAAGAGAACGTTGGACAAACTGGAATGAAAGAGATTTAACTGTAAATGGTGAACCTAAAGGGGCATATGTTCAATTAGATTGGGAAAATAAATATAATATCGATAGATTAGATTTATGGTTATTTACTGATAATATTTATGGAAGAATTCCTAAGAAAGTAGAAATAAGTTATAAAAATGAAGCTGGTGAATATGAGGTAGTTACTCATTCAAATACAACAGAGGTATCATACCTTGCTGGAGAAACAACTTATTTCTTAGATAAAGTAATAAATACTGATAGTATTCGTGTTTATATGCAACAACCTGAAGTAGGTAAGTGTATTGGATTATCAGAGGTTGCAGTATATGAGTATGTACCACAAGTAAGTGCTAATGAAGGTAATAAATTATCTGAAATAAAATTAGATGGAGAAGCCTTAGAAGGATTTAATCCTGATACTAATGAATACACAGTTAATTTAAAAGAATTACCTAAAACTGTAGAAGCTTCAGGGGAAGAAAATATGGCTGTAACTATATTACCAGTTCATAATAATAAATCAATAATCATTGCTCGTTCAGAATCTGGAGATAAAAACATCTATACCGTAAATTATGTATTAGAAGAATCTGAAGGGTCAGCAGATATTAATGAGGATGGTTCTATAAATGTAGGAGATTTATCAATAGTATCTAAATATCAAGGAGAGGTTATATCAGGAAATGCTTTAAGTGAAAAATCTGATATAAACAAAGATGGAGTAGTAGATAAAGCTGATATCCAAATAGTTATGGATAAGATCTTAGGAGAATAATCTTTTAAATAAAAAATAAGTTGTATAAAAGGGGCGTGTATCAAAGTATAATAATAAAACTTACTTTGATACACGTCTATTTTTATTGATTGCTAAAGGGTGAAAACTTCTAAGTAGATTAACTACAAGGTTTCCATAGTTAATGAAATAAACTCTCTTGCAAAGTTATTTATGCCTTTTTTCATTCTATTTGTTTCTGAGATAGTTAAATCTCTATCTTCCTTAGAAGCTGCTACTGCAGAGCCATAGGCATTTTCTCCTTTATTAGGTCTTTTTAGAGAGTTAATTAAATTTTCTATAGAATTTTTTAAGTTTGGAGCCTTTTCCATAAGATATTTAGCTTTGTTTATATCTCTTATACCTTCTTTTAATTTTTCTAATCTAGGAGTAGAGTAAAAGGTTTTACCTATACTATCCTTTTCTGCTGGGTATATAAGAAAAGGGTCTCCAGGTTCCCAATATTTATAAGAAACATTTTCTAAAGGGTTTTCAACCCAACCATCCCATGACCAACGTAAAAAGCCATTGGTGTTTTGATATAGGGAGTACCACATAGTAAAAGCACCTTCTATAGGATCACTTATGGTAAAACTACTTGGATAATCTCCAGTACAGGTGTATATTGTAGTTAATAATCCAAGTTCTTGTCTATGATTAGACATATTTTTCATATCATTAGAATTATGATTTATATGGGATAATCCAATTGATATATCATCTATTCTATCTAAGAAGGAGTAGTCATTTCCACTTTCATAATCCATAGCAGAAGAAATTTTAAAATGCTCATAAGAGTTATTTGTTATGCTTTCAATTAAATCAACACAAGCTTTTAAATCATCCATACTTCTTTCATCCATTGAAATATAAGTTATGTTAAACCAACCCTTTTCTTCAAGATGAGACATAAATGAAGTTAAAAATTGTGTCCAAATGTTTATCCAAAGATCACCACCAGGGTTTGGATTTATGGCTTCTTCTTTATTAGTAGCCTCATTAAAGTACTGAATTCTATTATTCCAAGGGACAATACTGTAACACTTTATTTGGCCAAAGCCCTTTTCAGGATCTAGAATTCCTAAGTCTATATTAAGTTGAATCCACTTATCAAAGTGAGAGTAGTCAAATTCAAAGGTGCCATAGGAGTTTTTTCTCCACTTAATCATTGAAGGGTCACTATCATAAGATTGATGATTCCAAGCTTCATGAACTATAGTAGCTATAACACCACGTCCTCCCATATTTCTATACTCTTTAAGATTATCTCTTAAATATTTAAAATGCTTTTCTGTAAATAAATCTTCTTTGGATATTTTATAATACCTTGCTATGGTGTAAGGATGTTGCCAAAACTCAATTTGAGTATTTGTTTCCCTTGGAAGAGGTTGTACTAAGTTTAAAACTTCAAAGGAATAATCAAAAGTATAGGCTTTTTCTAATTCATCAGCAGTGACTTCAATAGAACCATTATAAATTCCAGGTTTTGCATTCCTAGGAATTTTTATATTAATCCAAGCAGAGGCTATTTTATTTTCTTCTATATTTAGTGAACCAGAATTATGAATAATATCTGGGAAAGGTTCAAGAGGAGCAGAAGGATTACTACGTCCTATGTTAGCTAAGGTTTCTTTAAGCCAAGAAATCTTAATATTATTTGAAGAGATTAAATCCCTATTTTCATTTATAAAGTCACTTGAAGAAAGGGTAACATTATTAACAGGAGAGGAGTTTGTCCACATAACAATTTTAGAATTAAGTTCATCTCCTATCCAAGCTACCTCAGTCAAAGTATTTAAGTTTAATTTTTTTATTTCATCATAATCCTTTTGAAGATAATGAAAGTCAGTAGAGCCAATAGAAGCACCAAGAATAGTATCTTTTTTCATAAAATAAACCTTCCTTATTTTTCTAAAAATTAGTAATAAATACATTATAAGATAGAAGTTTTAAAAATAGAACATTTAAAAAAAGTCTATTGTTAAAAGATTAGGTAAAGAAGAAAAAAAGTGGACAAATAAAATTATCCACTTTAAGCTAAGTCTATTATAATATTTCTAATACTTCTACAGTATAGTTTCCACCAGGAGCTTCAACTTCTACTATATCTCCAACCTTTTTACCCATTAGGGCCTTTCCTAAATCTGATTCTATGCTTATACACATGTTTTCTAAATCTAAATCCATAGTTGTAACTAAAGTAACAACATCCTCATCATCATCTTCAACAAATTTTATTCTAGCTTTGCTGTTAAGACCTAGTATAGATTTATCATTACTTTCTTCATCAACTATTATTGCTGTTGAAATCATAGTTAAAAGGTATTGTATTCTATTATCATTTTCTCTATAGTTTCTACAAGCCTCTTTATATTCAGCGTTTTCTGATCTATCACCATGGGCTGCTGCCTCAAGTTTCTCTTTCGCAATCTTTGCTCTAACAACAGACATTCTATAGTCTAACTCTTCTCTTAACTTTCTAACGTTTTCCTCTGTCAAATAATTGTTCATAATAAGATCTCCCTTAACTCTTAATTCTTTATTTTATCATTATACAACATTTACATAAATTTTAAAGGTGTTAATTAGGAAATAGGAGAGTATTTATAGACTTTTACATTTATCTAAAGGAGAAAATATAGCTTTTTATGCTTTAGTGACGGAGTTGTGACGGACTTGTGACGGGTTTTGAGCCAGAGTTTTCTTAGTGATACCAAGGGTTTTGACGGAAGTGACGGACTTTTTTTACTCCTATATAATAGGGAAAATAAAAAAATAGTATAAAAAAAACACATTTATTAAATACCCTATATATAGTGAGTGAAAAATAGCTAAAGTCTGGCAAAGCCTGGCTAAAGCTAGTCATATCAATGCTTTAGAGTGTGACGGACTTTTTGAAAGTCCGTCATAAACTTGTGAAAGTCATTCAAAAAAACATTGAAAGTTCAATTTAGAGGTGAATAAGAGAGTTTAATACTATTATTTGATGGGTATAATTAACAATTTTGTTATACATTAAGGGGAAAATAGATATAAAATATGAGTAAAAGTTAGAAAAGAGAATAAAAGAAAAGGAAGAATATGATATGAAAAAGGGAATTGGGGTAACTATTTCAATTTTAAGTTTAGGAGTTTTTTTAGCTTTATCATTTTTTATTATTGCTAAGAAGGAAATGAAGGATTATAAAAACATAGGGATTGATCTTACTTATGATGAAAGGATTAAAGAACCTGTTGAAGAACTCTTAGTTAAGTTTGTTGATTTTGATTATTCTAAGGAAGAGGTTAATTGTGAAGAGATAATTTCTAATAAGGAAGTTGCAGAGACATATAATTTAACTTTTAATTCTACACTTAAGTATAATTTAGAAAGTGAATTGAAGATGTCAAAGGTTTCTATAAGAAGTATTGTAAAAGAGCCTGATAATGAATATAGGGTAAAATTTCATAGAGAATTTGAGATAAAGTTTGACAAAAATAGTGATACCATATCAGGTGGAATGGATGATTATACAGCCTATATAGTTGAAAAGAATGGGGAATTTTATATAGATAAAATTCTTAATGATGTTGATTTTAACCAGTTTAAAAATAGTAAGAGTAAAATAGCTAAACTATTTAAATCAGAGGAGGAGCTTTTTAATGAAGCAATGAAATCTGAAATAGAAGCTAGAAGGAATTATGAGGAATACAAGAAGAGATATAAAAATTAAAATGCCAGATGATTATATTTAATTTTTTAAATTATTTATATTTTTTTGAATTTAATTTAAACTTTATTGACTTAAAATTATAAATATGCAAATATATATGAGAATTTATATTTTTAAGGGGGAAATAAAATGAAAAGTTTATTAAAGGAGAAAATTTCTATTTTTAAAGTTCCTATTATTTTATTTATAGGATGTTTATTAATTATATCTCTTAATAAAAGTATTTATAAAGAGAATAAAGAAGACTTTAAAGAAAAATACATAAAGACTGAAAACGATTGTAATGCTTTAGAGTTAGAAAATAACAAGGCAAAGGAAAGAAAAGATTCTTATATGGAACTTAAAAATAAGTATGATGAGTTAAGCAAGGAATACTCTGATTATGAAGAAAATACTTCAAAGGCTTTAGATAAAAAGATAGATGAGCTAAAAAGAGAGATGGGAGAATAACTTAGTATGAAAAATGATTTAAAGAAATTATTTAAGAAGCTACCAGGAGTAAATGGAAAATACAAGAAAGTTATGACTGTATACTATGGATCTCTTATTTTATTCAGTATAGTTACTTTTTTTATTAAAGAAGATGGGAGCAATTTTTTATTAAGGGAATTTTTTATACTTTTAGTTTTACCATCCATAGCAATTGGTTTTAAAAATATGAAAAGATTTAGTAGAAATGAAAAGTTAAATTATATAGTTTATCCAGGGATATTTATAATTCTTATA from Clostridium perfringens carries:
- a CDS encoding GreA/GreB family elongation factor, which translates into the protein MNNYLTEENVRKLREELDYRMSVVRAKIAKEKLEAAAHGDRSENAEYKEACRNYRENDNRIQYLLTMISTAIIVDEESNDKSILGLNSKARIKFVEDDDEDVVTLVTTMDLDLENMCISIESDLGKALMGKKVGDIVEVEAPGGNYTVEVLEIL
- a CDS encoding DUF4091 domain-containing protein, with protein sequence MKKDTILGASIGSTDFHYLQKDYDEIKKLNLNTLTEVAWIGDELNSKIVMWTNSSPVNNVTLSSSDFINENRDLISSNNIKISWLKETLANIGRSNPSAPLEPFPDIIHNSGSLNIEENKIASAWINIKIPRNAKPGIYNGSIEVTADELEKAYTFDYSFEVLNLVQPLPRETNTQIEFWQHPYTIARYYKISKEDLFTEKHFKYLRDNLKEYRNMGGRGVIATIVHEAWNHQSYDSDPSMIKWRKNSYGTFEFDYSHFDKWIQLNIDLGILDPEKGFGQIKCYSIVPWNNRIQYFNEATNKEEAINPNPGGDLWINIWTQFLTSFMSHLEEKGWFNITYISMDERSMDDLKACVDLIESITNNSYEHFKISSAMDYESGNDYSFLDRIDDISIGLSHINHNSNDMKNMSNHRQELGLLTTIYTCTGDYPSSFTISDPIEGAFTMWYSLYQNTNGFLRWSWDGWVENPLENVSYKYWEPGDPFLIYPAEKDSIGKTFYSTPRLEKLKEGIRDINKAKYLMEKAPNLKNSIENLINSLKRPNKGENAYGSAVAASKEDRDLTISETNRMKKGINNFAREFISLTMETL
- a CDS encoding glycoside hydrolase family 2 TIM barrel-domain containing protein; translated protein: MQSFNKRGTALGAAIAFALTLAPTLVMAETRQIPESETVNVGFIKDGERSTIFNQNWKFFKGDPSGAEGVDFDDSSWRGLNLPHDWSIEGDFTVEGEAESGFLLGGTGWYRKAFVIPEKYNGKDFTLNFDGVYMNAEVYVNGKKVGEHNYGYTSFAFDITEALICDGQTENIIAVKVSNPVPTSRWYSGSGIYRDVTLSVTDSIHVAHAGTTVTTPKLEEQKDGDVDVTIETIVENESKDNSMVTVKSTVVNSKGEEVSEAVINEQSIGANESYTFNQTAIVNNPDLWSVDNPNVYKVKSEVLVDGKVIDTYFTDFGFRYYNFDKDTGFSLNGENMKLKGVCMHHDQGALGAASYYRAVERQMEKMKEMGVNAIRVSHNPASEMLLEICNRLGLLVINEAFDTWTNPKNGNVNDFSKYFNEVIGEDNEILNGSPEMTWGEFEARSMVKNSKNNPSIIMWSIGNEVLEGISGSASNYTNVAQNIIDWIKDEDETRHVTIGDNRTKNGDRTAEAISEVVDDNGGLVGFNYANEAQVAQQRAKHPDWTLYASETSSAIHTRGYYKTKGIDYSNHRISEYDNNQTRVGWGHSASDAWKFVIKNDYNAGEFVWTGFDYIGEPTPWNGTGTGTVGGGNGAAPKSSYFGIVDTAGFEKDIYYLYQSQWNDDVNTLHVLPTWNREDIVIENGNVEVNVFTDAHKVELYLNDEKIGEQTSTEHTTDAGYKYYTFGNDSLYPVFNVPYEEGTLTAKAYDKEGNEITNTEGRNTVKTTGEASTVRLSADRDTIDSDGYDLSYITVDIVDENGNIVQNAENRLNFELEGNGKIVGVDNGDQTDTDSYKPTSDTEASRKALSGKALVIVQSTKDAGNIRLNVSGEGLQSQSIEINTVNNAGEDKFLESYEIVKDYYVNLNEKPELPSTVEGRYSDGTTETFNISWNDYDESQLNTPQVFKVNGKLEGTDVAVNVNVHVIGDVVSMENYSTFTYAGQTPTLPKTVKGYLADGNESEEFKVDWNLEGVDFSKPNTTVEVLGEVSLLGKTYTVTSTVRVVEALKAAANLAINNSSNKDVPALSQSCVSTADNLNSINNGITNNGTDTRERWTNWNERDLTVNGEPKGAYVQLDWENKYNIDRLDLWLFTDNIYGRIPKKVEISYKNEAGEYEVVTHSNTTEVSYLAGETTYFLDKVINTDSIRVYMQQPEVGKCIGLSEVAVYEYVPQVSANEGNKLSEIKLDGEALEGFNPDTNEYTVNLKELPKTVEASGEENMAVTILPVHNNKSIIIARSESGDKNIYTVNYVLEESEGSADINEDGSINVGDLSIVSKYQGEVISGNALSEKSDINKDGVVDKADIQIVMDKILGE